A section of the Primulina eburnea isolate SZY01 chromosome 1, ASM2296580v1, whole genome shotgun sequence genome encodes:
- the LOC140813623 gene encoding alpha-mannosidase At3g26720-like encodes MMSGYYLAPRHLEFFRGIDKSGPNTDSLGDALALAQHHDAVSGTEKQHVANDYAKRLSNDYKEAEEVVANSLGCLTQSSSTSRCKSPTTSFMQAGT; translated from the exons ATGATGAGTGGCTACTATTTG GCACCAAGACATTTAGAATTTTTCAGAGGAATAGATAAATCAGGTCCCAACACTGACTCTTTAGGTGATGCATTGGCCCTTGCCCAACATCACGATGCAGTTTCTGGTACTGAAAAGCAACATGTGGCTAATGACTATGCGAAACGGCTTTCAAATGATTACAAGGAG GCAGAGGAGGTTGTTGCAAATTCACTTGGTTGTTTGACACAATCTTCATCAACTTCCAGATGCAAAAGTCCAACCACAAGTTTCATGCAGGCAGGCACTTGA
- the LOC140814375 gene encoding protein FAR1-RELATED SEQUENCE 5-like: MEVNTGDDQQFIPQVADDRKPKIGMEFVSLEDAFSFYNQYAREAGFSARISNSKKNKITNEVVWKKFVCFKEGRTDEIRSNKKEIGDRPKNERARGEVRTGCKSKISIVKKQTGINWIVSTFMESHNHPLSTPSKVHLLRSHRNISASKKALTQQFSEANVPTCQQMRLLEIEYGGPEHVGCTERDIRNFEKKLRDEQKGIDAETLIEFFASEKDKNSSFFFDYETYSDKRFSMCFWADPVSRRANSVFGDVVVFDTTYNTNKYGMIFAPFVGVNHHHQTIVFGCGFLTDEKTQSFVWLFNKFIEAMPKGAPNVIITDQDPAMAKAIAQVFPKTVHRYCLWHILNKFPDKLNPVTFRDYYRSIKNVIQNSTTPDEFEKSWEDVIKCANLEQNDWLSLMYELRQKWVPIYFNHIFCAGISSSQRSESSHAFFKRYVSNKNSLMDFITRFNRTLRHQRHNELVADHIDVNEHPKIKTNWPMEAQMVKVYTKKKYVEFQSEMCESHGYYVQQVSVGVELVIYNVMNFQTCSSSKSRTLTHNKQLDYISCSCMKFEFEGIPCRHMLAFFCINQVFQLPDKYILKRWTRDAKVGAIYAMAEQNVIDDPKMCVMSRHSRLSYKASVVIDDASLTDEGTNFFDEQLDYIFKKIKEINISRTFNNGSQKKNIMDGVSGITDPSEVRTKGCGKRLKSSKEKSTSKTRLCRGCGHRGVSHDKRNCPNLNDSSTVDDHHKNDDNTNKEDFASMTGSNNMWTTGIRLDE, translated from the exons ATGGAAGTAAATACCGGTGATGATCAACAATTCATTCCACAAGTTGCAGACGATCGAAAGCCAAAAATTGGGATGGAATTCGTATCATTAGAGGATGCATTTTCGTTCTATAACCAATACGCACGAGAAGCAGGATTTAGCGCAAGAATAAGCAACAGCAAAAAAAATAAGATAACGAATGAAGTTGTTTGGAAGAAATTTGTATGCTTTAAAGAAGGGCGTACAGACGAAATCCGGTCGAATAAAAAAGAAATAGGTGATCGACCGAAAAATGAAAGAGCTCGCGGCGAAGTTAGAACTGGATGTAAGTCGAAGATTTCAATTGTCAAGAAACAAACTGGTATTAATTGGATTGTCAGTACATTCATGGAAAGTCATAATCATCCACTCTCGACTCCTTCGAAGGTGCATTTACTACGCTCACATCGTAATATTTCGGCATCAAAGAAAGCATTGACTCAACAGTTTTCAGAAGCCAATGTGCCAACTTGTCAACAAATGCGATTATTGGAAATAGAGTATGGAGGGCCCGAGCATGTAGGTTGCACTGAAAGAGATATTAGAAACTTTGAGAAAAAGCTAAGAGATGAACAAAAAGGTATCGATGCTGAAACACTGATTGAGTTCTTTGCATCTGAGAAAGACAAGAATTCCTCTTTTTTCTTTGATTATGAGACTTATTCAGATAAAAGATTTAGCATGTGTTTTTGGGCAGATCCTGTGTCAAGGAGGGCAAACAGTGTATTTGGTGATGTTGTGGTGTTTGATACGACGTATAACACTAATAAATATGGTATGATTTTCGCACCATTTGTAGGagttaatcatcatcatcagacaatTGTGTTTGGTTGCGGTTTTTTAACTGACGAGAAAACTCAGTCTTTTGTTTGGTTGTTTAACAAGTTCATAGAAGCAATGCCTAAAGGTGCACCAAACGTGATAATTACTGACCAAGATCCTGCTATGGCAAAAGCAATTGCACAAGTTTTCCCTAAAACAGTGCATCGATATTGTTTGTGGCACATATTGAACAAATTCCCAGATAAATTAAACCCTGTGACTTTTCGTGACTACTATCGAAGCATAAAGAATGTCATTCAAAATTCCACAACACCTGATGAATTTGAGAAGTCGTGGGAAGATGTTATTAAGTGCGCTAACTTGGAGCAAAATGATTGGTTGTCATTGATGTATGAATTGCGACAGAAGTGGGTGCCAATATATTTTAACCATATATTTTGTGCTGGAATATCAAGTAGTCAGAGATCTGAAAGTTCACATGCATTTTTCAAGAGGTATGTCTCTAATAAGAATTCATTGATGGATTTTATCACCCGTTTCAATAGGACACTCCGGCACCAAAGGCACAATGAGTTAGTTGCTGACCATATTGATGTGAATGAGCATCCCAAGATCAAGACAAACTGGCCAATGGAAGCTCAAATGGTTAAGGTGTATacgaaaaaaaaatatgtggAGTTTCAAAGTGAAATGTGTGAGAGTCATGGTTATTACGTGCAACAAGTATCTGTAGGAGTTGAATTAGTGATTTACAATGTGATGAATTTTCAAACTTGTTCTTCCTCCAAATCAAGGACGCTCACACATAATAAACAGTTGGATTACATATCATGTAGTTGTATGAAATTTGAGTTTGAAGGCATACCATGCAGACATATGTTAGCTTTTTTTTGTATCAACCAAGTGTTTCAATTGCCTGATAAGTATATACTCAAACGGTGGACACGAGATGCAAAGGTTGGAGCAATATATGCTATGGCGGAGCAAAATGTCATCGACGATCCAAAAATGTGTGTGATGTCAAGACACTCGAGGTTATCCTATAAAGCTTCTGTAGTAATTGATGATGCATCATTGACTGATGAAGGAACAAACTTCTTCGATGAACAATtagattatatttttaaaaaaattaaagagatTAACATTAGTAGAACATTCAACAATGGTAGTCAAAAGAAGAATATCATGGATGGGGTCTCTGGTATTACCGATCCTTCTGAAGTAAGAACAAAAGGATGTGGGAAGAGGTTGAAATCATCAAAAGAGAAGTCAACCTCGAAGACCAGGCTATGTCGTGGATGCGGGCATCGAGGTGTGTCACATGACAAGCGCAACTGTCCAAATTTGAATGACAG CTCAACTGTAGATGATCATCATAAAAATGATGACAACACAAACAAAGAAGATTTTGCATCGATGACTG GTTCTAACAACATGTGGACAACTGGAATACGTTTGGATGAATGA